One segment of Brassica napus cultivar Da-Ae chromosome C3, Da-Ae, whole genome shotgun sequence DNA contains the following:
- the LOC106384729 gene encoding putative F-box protein At1g53360 translates to MSIEHNVFLCLCCQLQCVVCSVERHKSFPGKSVARFRCVSKHWAFLLRRSDFTELFLTKSLTRPRFLFTVKANGKLLFYSSPRPHNPDDNSSLVASPYNTSFPEYFPSDICSTVCGLVLLQGWKRKVPVICNPATGEFLTLPKVLLKEKNLPKVKAKSNPTEMGGMYLGYDPLGKQFKVLCMTWSRDERPNTHQVLTLESGKRLWRTLEHKFHFVNNGEINGDICIDRVFYFRKYSKIVVCFDVRSEKFSFINTNEDMWYSLSLFNYKGKLGARCLVEQELELWVLEDAGNHKWSKRSFVFSPMRHYRMGRQKLLLGMTSKGEIVYSWNSFLLFYNLESNTVKRVNIQGMEGLGHPRICHTFVNYVENMKFI, encoded by the coding sequence ATGAGCATTGAACACAATGTTTTCCTTTGTCTTTGTTGCCAACTCCAATGTGTTGTTTGTTCAGTTGAAAGGCACAAGAGCTTCCCGGGAAAGTCTGTAGCTAGGTTTCGTTGCGTATCGAAACACTGGGCATTCTTACTTCGTCGTTCTGATTTCACTGAGCTGTTTCTTACTAAGTCTTTGACTCGTCCACGGTTCCTTTTCACAGTAAAAGCTAATGGCAAGTTGTTATTTTATTCTTCACCTCGGCCCCATAATCCAGACGATAACTCTTCTCTTGTAGCTTCCCCTTATAATACGTCTTTTCCAGAATACTTTCCAAGTGATATATGTAGCACGGTCTGTGGATTGGTATTGCTTCAGGGATGGAAAAGAAAGGTGCCAGTGATTTGTAACCCTGCCACGGGAGAGTTCTTAACCTTACCCAAAGTgcttctaaaagaaaaaaacttaccCAAAGTGAAGGCTAAGAGTAACCCGACAGAGATGGGAGGGATGTATTTAGGGTATGATCCGTTGGGAAAACAGTTCAAAGTGTTGTGTATGACCTGGTCACGTGATGAAAGACCCAACACTCATCAGGTTTTGACATTGGAGTCTGGAAAACGTCTATGGAGAACGCTCGAACACAAGTTCCATTTTGTGAACAACGGTGAAATAAATGGTGATATATGCATAGACCGCGTTTTTTACTTCCGAAAATATTCTAAGATAGTAGTTTGCTTCGACGTCAGGTCTGAAAAGTTTAGCTTTATAAACACAAATGAAGACATGTGGTATTCTTTGTCTTTGTTCAATTACAAAGGTAAATTAGGTGCACGTTGTCTGGTTGAACAAGAACTTGAGTTGTGGGTTCTAGAAGATGCTGGAAATCATAAATGGTCCAAGCGTAGCTTTGTATTTTCTCCTATGAGGCACTACAGGATGGGTAGGCAAAAGTTGTTGCTTGGAATGACTAGTAAAGGTGAAATTGTCTACTCGTGGAACTCTTTCCTTCTCTTCTACAATTTGGAGAGTAACACTGTTAAAAGAGTCAATATCCAGGGAATGGAAGGGCTTGGACATCCTAGAATTTGTCACACCTTTGTAAACTATGTGGAGAATATGAAGTTTATCTAA
- the LOC125583277 gene encoding uncharacterized protein LOC125583277 has product MRPPGSAPLPEANKAEQEKKDPKESNHVYNERRSHGRGRGGYKGRGGRDNYSYGRGYGNHNNRGRGSSYGRGRGTFGRGQGGISKPSYSTISICHRCGMSNHWAKNCRTPKHLCELYQESLKNKNPEAHMVHDNGYDAVDDFDHEKDDLMDHETSDCLNN; this is encoded by the coding sequence atgagacctccCGGATCAGCACCATTACCAGAAGCCAACAAGGCtgaacaagaaaagaaagatcccaaagaaAGCAACCACGTCTATAATGAAAGAAGATCACACGGCAGAGGCCGTGGTGGGTACAAGGGACGTGGTGGCCGTGACAACTACTCATACGGCCGTGGGTatggaaaccacaataaccgtggtcgtggttccagtTATGGCCGTGGAAGAGGCACTTTTGGCCGCGGTCAAGGCGGCATATCCAAGCCTTCTTACTCGACCATATCCATTTGTCACAGGTGCGGGATGAGtaaccattgggccaagaattgtAGAACCCCTAAGCATTTATGTgaactctatcaagagagccttaagaacaagaacccggaagCCCATATGGTTCATGATAACGGGTATGATGCTGTTGATGATTTCGACCATGAAAAGGATGACCTTATGGATCATGAGACTTCAGATTGTCTTAATAACTAA
- the LOC106389931 gene encoding calcium permeable stress-gated cation channel 1 → MATLVDIGVSAGINILSAFIFFVIFAILRLQPFNDRVYFSKWYLKGLRSSPTRGGAFVQRFVNLDFRAYLKFLNWMPQALKMPEPELIDHAGLDSVVYLRIYWLGLKIFAPIAVLAWAVLVPVNWTNDTLELANQLRNVTSSDIDKLSVSNIPEYSMRFWTHIVMAYAFTIWTCYVLMKEYETIANMRLQFLASEARRPDQFTVLVRNVPPDADETVSELVEHFFLVNHPDHYLTHQVVCNANKLADLVEKKKKLQNWLDYYQLKYSRNNTGRIMVKLGFLGLWGQRVDAIEHYTAEIDKTSKEIAKEREEVVNDPKSIMPAAFVSFKTRWAAAVCAQTQQTRNPTQWLTEWAPEPRDVYWPNLAIPYVALTVRRLLMHVAFFFLTFFFIVPIAFVQSLATIEGIVKVAPFLKVIVEDEFMKSVIQGFLPGIALKLFLIFLPSILMIMAKFEGFTSISSLERRSAFRYYIFNFVNVFLASVITGAAFEQLSAFLNQSPNQIPKTIGVAIPMKATFFITYIMVDGWAGVAGEILMLKPLIMFHLKNTFLVKTDKDREEAMDPGSIGFNTGEPRIQLYFLLGLVYAPVTPMLLPFILIFFALAYIMYRHQIINVYNQEYESAAAFWPDVHGRVIAALMISQVLLMGLLGTKHAALAAPFLIALPVLTIGFHRFCKGRYEPAFVRYPLQEAKMKDTLESAREPNLNLKGYLQSAYVHPVFKGGEDDDDDDDYGDDKLGKFEDEAIIVPTKRQSRRNTPAPSKISGESSPSLPFSGKEV, encoded by the exons ATGGCTACACTTGTGGACATTGGTGTATCAGCTGGGATAAACATCCTGAGTGCCTTCATTTTCTTCGTAATCTTTGCAATTTTGAGGCTCCAGCCCTTCAACGACAGAGTTTACTTCTCCAAATGGTACCTCAAGGGTTTAAGAAGCAGTCCTACCCGTGGTGGCGCCTTTGTGCAGCGCTTTGTCAACCTTGACTTCAGGGCTTACTTGAAGTTCTTGAACTGGATGCCTCAGGCTCTCAAGATGCCTGAGCCTGAGCTTATCGATCATGCCGGTTTGGATTCTGTTGTGTATCTCCGGATTTACTGGCTGGG GCTTAAAATCTTTGCTCCAATAGCAGTGCTTGCCTGGGCAGTTCTTGTGCCGGTGAACTGGACAAACGACACATTGGAGTTGGCTAACCAGCTGAGGAATGTAACTTCAAGCGATATCGATAAACTATCTGTCTCAAATATCCCAGAGTATTCAATGAG GTTTTGGACGCATATAGTGATGGCGTATGCATTTACAATCTGGACTTGTTATGTGCTGATGAAAGAATATGAGACAATTGCTAACATGAGGCTCCAGTTTCTTGCATCAGAAGCTCGCCGACCTGACCAGTTCACT GTTCTTGTCAGGAATGTACCTCCGGACGCAGATGAAACTGTTAGTGAACTGGTGGAGCATTTTTTCTTGGTCAATCACCCTGATCATTACTTAACACATCAG GTTGTATGCAATGCAAACAAGCTCGCTGATTTggtggaaaagaagaagaagctgcagAACTGGCTTGATTATTACCAGCTCAAATACTCTAGAAACAACACTGGGAGAATCATGGTGAAG CTTGGCTTCCTTGGGCTATGGGGACAAAGAGTGGATGCAATCGAACACTACACTGCTGAAATAGACAAAACATCAAAAGAGATTGctaaagaaagagaagaagtggtGAATGATCCCAAGTCCATAATGCCAGCAGCTTTTGTCTCCTTCAAAACTCGTTGGGCTGCTGCCGTCTGCGCTCAAACCCAACAGACCCGGAACCCCACCCAATGGCTAACCGAATGGGCTCCAGAGCCTCGCGATGTCTACTGGCCCAATCTCGCTATTCCATACGTCGCTCTCACCGTGAGAAGGCTGTTGATGCACGTCGCTTTCTTCTTCCttaccttcttcttcatcgtaCCAATAGCTTTCGTTCAGTCTCTTGCTACCATCGAAGGGATTGTGAAAGTTGCACCCTTCTTGAAAGTCATCGTCGAGGA TGAGTTCATGAAGTCAGTGATACAAGGTTTCCTACCTGGTATAGCACTGAAGCTGTTCCTCATCTTTCTACCGTCCATCCTCATGATCATGGCCAAGTTCGAAGGCTTCACATCGATCTCATCCTTAGAGAGACGCTCGGCGTTTCGCTACTACATCTTCAACTTCGTGAACGTCTTTCTCGCCAGCGTCATCACCGGAGCTGCCTTCGAACAGCTCAGCGCTTTCCTCAACCAGTCCCCAAACCAAATCCCCAAGACCATAGGTGTTGCCATACCGATGAAAGCGACCTTCTTCATCACTTACATAATGGTCGACGGCTGGGCAGGAGTAGCCGGAGAGATTCTGATGCTGAAGCCTCTGATCATGTTCCATCTCAAGAACACGTTCTTGGTCAAGACTGATAAGGACAGAGAGGAGGCGATGGATCCAGGAAGCATTGGTTTTAATACCGGTGAGCCGAGGATACAGCTTTACTTCCTTCTCGGCCTTGTCTACGCTCCTGTCACACCGATGCTTCTTCCTTTCATCTTGATCTTCTTTGCCCTTGCTTACATTATGTATCGTCATCAA ATCATAAACGTATACAATCAAGAATACGAGAGCGCTGCAGCGTTTTGGCCAGACGTTCACGGACGTGTCATAGCGGCGTTGATGATATCTCAGGTGCTTCTCATGGGTCTATTGGGGACTAAGCACGCCGCGTTAGCTGCACCGTTTCTCATCGCTTTGCCTGTGCTCACCATCGGTTTCCACCGCTTCTGCAAAGGCCGTTACGAGCCGGCGTTCGTCAGGTACCCTTTGCaggaagctaagatgaaagatACGCTGGAGAGCGCGAGGGAGCCGAACCTGAACCTGAAAGGGTACTTGCAGAGTGCTTACGTTCATCCGGTTTTCAAAGGaggtgaagatgatgatgatgatgatgactatGGTGATGATAAGCTGGGGAAGTTTGAGGACGAAGCTATAATTGTTCCCACCAAGCGTCAGTCCCGGAGGAACACTCCTGCTCCTAGCAAGATCAGCGGAGAGTCTTCACCGTCTCTGCCCTTTAGTGGTAAAGAAGTCTAG
- the LOC125583278 gene encoding protein STRUBBELIG-RECEPTOR FAMILY 8-like yields the protein MATGDRAMFPVLLLIFSSISGFSVVNCVTDPSDVQALQVLYTSLNSPSQLTNWKNGGGDPCGESWKGITCERSAVVSIDISDSGVSGTLGYLLSDLMSLRNWMLAETASMTHFHINCHRISQACTDSL from the exons ATGGCTACCGGAGATAGAGCTATGTTCCCTGTTTTGCTTCTAATCTTCTCTTCGATCTCTGGATTCTCCGTTGTGAACTGTGTTACTGATCCATCTGATG TTCAAGCCCTTCAGGTTTTGTATACTTCACTGAATAGTCCTTCACAGCTAACCAATTGGAAGAATGGAGGTGGTGATCCATGTGGAGAGTCATGGAAAGGGATTACTTGTGAGCGCTCAGCAGTTGTCTCTAT AGACATATCGGATTCAGGAGTCTCTGGCACTCTTGGATACTTGCTCTCAGACCTTATGTCACTCAGAAATT GGATGTTAGCGGAAACAGCATCCATGACACACTTCCATATCAACTGCCACCGAATCTCACAAGCCTGTACTGATTCTTTATAG